Proteins encoded within one genomic window of Humulus lupulus chromosome 1, drHumLupu1.1, whole genome shotgun sequence:
- the LOC133801212 gene encoding NADH dehydrogenase [ubiquinone] 1 beta subcomplex subunit 3-B-like — MTNYKKPLGTTGEFFRRRDEWRKHPMLTNQFRHATPGLGIALVAFGVYLVGEQVYNKLYAPSSSPHTHHHTSTSSASH; from the coding sequence ATGACGAACTACAAGAAGCCACTGGGAACGACGGGAGAGTTCTTCAGGAGGAGGGACGAGTGGAGAAAGCACCCGATGCTTACGAATCAATTCCGCCACGCTACTCCCGGCCTCGGCATCGCTCTTGTTGCCTTCGGCGTCTACCTCGTCGGGGAGCAGGTCTACAACAAGCTTTATGCACCTTCTTCTTCGCCACATACTCACCATCACACCTCTACTTCCTCCGCTTCCCACTGA